In Xanthomonas sp. SI, the following are encoded in one genomic region:
- the pnp gene encoding polyribonucleotide nucleotidyltransferase, protein MAKITKTFQYGKHTVTLETGEIARQAGGAVIVKMDDTVLLVTAVAAKSAREGQDFFPLTVDYQEKFYAGGRIPGGFFKREGRATEKETLISRLIDRPIRPLFPEDYKNEVQIIATVMSMNPDIDGDIAALIGASAALSLAGTPFNGPIGAAKVGYKNGEYILNPTITELKDSQLELVVAGTANAVLMVESEAALLSEEVMLGAVTFGHREMQKVINIINELTVEAGTKPSDWVAPAKNEGMIAALKEAVGDQLASAFQVRDKLQRRDAISAIKKDVLAQLTPRAAVEGWVVADLSKEFGELEYQTMRGSVLSTKVRIDGRALDTVRPISVKAGVLPRTHGSALFTRGETQAIVITTLGTARDGQVIDAVSGEYKENFLFHYNFPPYSVGECGRFGAPKRREIGHGRLAKRGVLAVMPSMEEFPYTIRVVSEITESNGSSSMASVCGSSLALMDAGVPVKAPVAGIAMGLVKEGDDFVVLSDILGDEDHLGDMDFKVAGTAEGVSALQMDIKIEGITEEIMKQALAQAKAGRLHILGEMASALTTPRSELSDYAPRLLTIKIHPDKIREVIGKGGSTIQAITKETGTQIDIQDDGTIVIASVNAIAAQAAKARIEQITSDVEPGRIYEGKVAKIMDFGAFVTILPGKDGLVHVSQISSDRVEKVSDVLKEGDLVKVKVLEVDKQGRIRLSMKAVEEGEGVTAE, encoded by the coding sequence GTGGCAAAAATCACCAAAACCTTCCAGTACGGCAAGCACACCGTCACCCTCGAAACCGGCGAGATCGCCCGCCAGGCCGGCGGCGCCGTCATCGTCAAGATGGACGACACCGTACTGCTGGTCACCGCCGTCGCCGCCAAGAGCGCGCGCGAAGGTCAGGACTTCTTCCCGCTGACGGTCGACTATCAGGAGAAGTTCTACGCCGGCGGCCGCATCCCCGGCGGCTTCTTCAAGCGCGAGGGTCGTGCGACCGAGAAGGAGACGCTGATTTCGCGTCTGATCGACCGTCCGATCCGTCCGCTGTTCCCGGAGGACTACAAGAACGAAGTGCAGATCATCGCCACGGTGATGTCGATGAACCCGGACATCGACGGCGACATCGCCGCGCTGATCGGCGCCTCGGCCGCGCTGTCGCTGGCCGGCACCCCGTTCAACGGCCCGATCGGCGCTGCCAAGGTCGGCTACAAGAACGGCGAGTACATCCTCAACCCGACCATCACCGAGCTGAAGGATTCGCAGCTGGAGCTGGTCGTGGCCGGTACCGCCAACGCGGTGCTGATGGTCGAGTCCGAAGCGGCGCTGCTGTCGGAAGAAGTGATGCTGGGCGCGGTCACCTTCGGCCATCGCGAGATGCAGAAGGTCATCAACATCATCAACGAGCTGACCGTCGAAGCCGGCACCAAGCCGTCCGACTGGGTCGCCCCGGCGAAGAACGAAGGCATGATCGCGGCGCTGAAGGAAGCGGTCGGCGATCAGCTGGCCTCGGCCTTCCAGGTGCGCGACAAGCTGCAGCGTCGCGACGCGATCTCGGCGATCAAGAAGGACGTGCTGGCGCAGCTGACGCCGCGCGCCGCCGTCGAAGGCTGGGTCGTTGCCGACCTGTCCAAGGAATTCGGCGAGCTGGAATACCAGACCATGCGCGGCTCGGTGCTGAGCACCAAGGTGCGCATCGACGGCCGTGCGCTGGACACGGTGCGTCCGATCAGCGTCAAGGCCGGCGTGCTGCCGCGTACCCATGGCTCGGCGCTGTTCACCCGCGGCGAGACCCAGGCGATCGTCATCACCACGCTGGGCACCGCCCGCGACGGCCAGGTGATCGACGCGGTCAGCGGCGAGTACAAGGAAAACTTCCTGTTCCATTACAACTTCCCCCCCTACTCGGTGGGCGAGTGCGGCCGCTTCGGCGCGCCGAAGCGTCGCGAGATCGGCCACGGCCGCCTGGCCAAGCGCGGCGTGCTGGCAGTGATGCCGAGCATGGAAGAGTTCCCGTACACGATCCGCGTGGTCTCGGAAATCACCGAGTCCAACGGTTCCTCGTCGATGGCCTCGGTGTGCGGCAGCTCGCTGGCGCTGATGGACGCCGGCGTGCCGGTGAAGGCGCCGGTCGCGGGCATCGCGATGGGCCTGGTCAAGGAAGGCGACGACTTCGTGGTGCTGTCGGACATCCTGGGCGATGAAGATCACCTGGGCGACATGGACTTCAAGGTCGCCGGTACCGCCGAAGGCGTGTCCGCGCTGCAGATGGACATCAAGATCGAAGGCATCACCGAAGAGATCATGAAGCAGGCCCTGGCGCAGGCCAAGGCCGGCCGCCTGCACATCCTCGGCGAGATGGCCAGCGCGCTGACCACCCCGCGTTCGGAGCTGAGCGACTACGCGCCGCGCCTGCTGACGATCAAGATCCACCCGGACAAGATCCGCGAAGTGATCGGCAAGGGCGGCTCGACCATCCAGGCGATCACCAAGGAAACCGGCACCCAGATCGACATCCAGGACGACGGCACCATCGTCATCGCCTCGGTCAACGCGATCGCTGCGCAGGCCGCCAAGGCGCGCATCGAGCAGATCACCTCGGACGTGGAGCCGGGCCGCATCTACGAAGGCAAGGTCGCCAAGATCATGGACTTCGGTGCGTTCGTCACCATCCTGCCGGGCAAGGATGGCCTGGTGCACGTGTCGCAGATCTCCAGCGACCGCGTCGAGAAGGTCAGCGACGTGCTGAAGGAAGGCGATCTGGTCAAGGTCAAGGTGCTGGAAGTCGACAAGCAGGGCCGCATCCGCCTGTCGATGAAGGCCGTGGAAGAAGGCGAGGGCGTGACGGCCGAGTAA
- the rpsO gene encoding 30S ribosomal protein S15: protein MSIDTQKVIEENKRGAADTGSPEVQVALLTARIELLTGHFKTHKKDHHSRRGLLQMVNRRRSLLDYLKKKDGERYKALIEKLGLRR from the coding sequence ATGTCCATCGACACCCAGAAAGTCATCGAAGAAAACAAGCGCGGCGCCGCCGACACCGGCTCCCCGGAAGTGCAGGTCGCCCTGCTGACCGCGCGCATCGAGCTGCTGACCGGCCACTTCAAGACCCACAAGAAGGACCACCACAGCCGCCGCGGCCTGCTGCAGATGGTCAACCGCCGCCGCAGCCTGCTCGACTATCTGAAGAAGAAGGATGGCGAGCGCTACAAGGCGCTGATCGAGAAGCTCGGCCTGCGTCGCTGA
- the truB gene encoding tRNA pseudouridine(55) synthase TruB, translating to MPVFGPRLPRISFRRLDGIVLLDKPAGMSSNAALQAARRLFRAEKGGHTGSLDPLATGLLPLCFGEATKLAGLLLGSAKAYEAEIVLGVSTDSDDADGAVLRTRPVPPIDAATLQAALAPLRGRIRQRAPIYSALKQGGEPLYAKARRGEAIEAPEREVEVHAIDVLAHESERLRLHVACGSGTYIRSLARDLGEALGCGAHIAGLRRLWVEPFRQPQMVTLERLQQLAAKEPEALEALLLPLAAGLVDFPPLRLDPAAAQRFRMGQRLRDAAWAPGAVAVFGDDGLPLGLGQVDGGGLLAPQRMFNL from the coding sequence ATGCCCGTCTTCGGCCCCCGACTGCCCCGCATTTCCTTCCGCCGCCTCGACGGCATCGTGCTGCTCGACAAGCCGGCCGGCATGAGTTCCAACGCGGCGCTGCAGGCGGCGCGGCGGCTGTTCCGTGCCGAGAAGGGCGGCCATACCGGCAGCCTGGATCCGCTGGCCACCGGCCTGCTGCCGCTGTGCTTCGGCGAGGCGACCAAGCTGGCCGGGCTGCTGCTGGGATCGGCCAAGGCCTATGAAGCCGAGATCGTGCTCGGCGTGAGCACCGACAGCGACGATGCCGATGGCGCGGTGCTGCGCACCCGGCCGGTGCCGCCGATCGATGCGGCGACCCTGCAGGCGGCGCTGGCGCCGCTGCGCGGACGCATCCGCCAGCGCGCGCCGATCTATTCGGCACTGAAGCAGGGCGGCGAGCCGCTGTACGCCAAGGCGCGCCGCGGCGAAGCCATCGAGGCGCCGGAGCGCGAGGTCGAGGTCCACGCCATCGACGTGCTCGCCCATGAGAGCGAGCGCCTGCGCCTGCACGTGGCCTGCGGCTCCGGCACCTATATCCGCAGTCTGGCCCGCGATCTGGGCGAGGCGCTGGGCTGCGGCGCGCATATCGCCGGGCTGCGGCGCCTGTGGGTGGAGCCGTTCCGGCAACCGCAGATGGTGACCCTGGAGCGGCTGCAGCAGCTGGCCGCGAAGGAGCCGGAGGCCTTGGAAGCGCTGCTGCTGCCGCTGGCCGCCGGCCTGGTCGACTTCCCGCCGTTGCGCCTGGACCCTGCTGCGGCGCAGCGTTTCCGCATGGGCCAGCGTCTGCGCGATGCCGCCTGGGCGCCGGGCGCGGTCGCGGTGTTCGGCGACGACGGCCTGCCGCTGGGGCTGGGCCAGGTCGATGGCGGCGGGCTGCTGGCGCCGCAGCGCATGTTCAACCTCTGA
- the rbfA gene encoding 30S ribosome-binding factor RbfA yields MATKSFHRTDRVSAQIRRDLGTIVHSAVRDHGLPSVSVSDVEVTRDLAHAKVFVTALLPERSVEAVKGLKELAPQLRSELARAMKLRHVPELHFHYDDSVDRGERIDNLLRDMPELQQTEDHDGDGDNEPAPSKE; encoded by the coding sequence ATGGCAACAAAATCCTTTCACCGTACCGATCGCGTTTCCGCGCAGATCCGCCGCGACCTTGGCACGATCGTGCATTCGGCCGTGCGCGATCACGGCCTGCCGTCGGTCAGCGTTTCCGATGTCGAAGTCACCCGCGACCTGGCACATGCCAAGGTGTTCGTCACCGCATTGCTGCCCGAGCGCTCGGTCGAGGCGGTCAAGGGCCTCAAAGAGCTGGCGCCGCAACTGCGTAGCGAACTGGCACGGGCGATGAAGTTGCGCCACGTGCCCGAACTGCATTTCCACTACGACGATTCGGTCGATCGCGGCGAGCGCATCGACAACCTGCTGCGCGACATGCCAGAACTGCAGCAAACCGAAGACCACGACGGCGACGGCGACAACGAGCCGGCTCCGTCCAAGGAGTGA
- the infB gene encoding translation initiation factor IF-2, giving the protein MSQQTTIRKLAELVNTPVDKLLVQLAEAGMKFSGPDQVVTSTEKMKLLGFLRRTHGKTDKPVEEEAQAAPKKITLNRRKLQEVTVSAGRSKTTVNVEVRQKRTYVKTAEDLAAERAGMSSGGRVDDERAEILRKLEASKQRNLAEQQKLAEQDRARADEIERKRKEEQDARDRVENERKAAQAALEAQSAPPAVASAAAPASAATPNAGAGTGAAAAPRAPRPASAPHHPPKPAAPRSDDRNAGNKHKTRGSHVMVAGVEDDDSTSRFAGQLHLSAADRARRSNVRGKPRGGNSGGRRQPEVSRSGGGAHGFERPTAPVVREVAIGETITVADLAQKLALKGGDVVKALFKMGVMATITQSIDHDTAALITEELGHKPVRAGSADAEDALLAHTEDEQGEKRSRPPVVTIMGHVDHGKTSLLDYIRRTKVASGEAGGITQHIGAYHVETDRGVISFLDTPGHAAFTSMRARGAKLTDIVVLVVAADDGVMPQTIEAVKHAKAAGVPLIVAVNKIDKSGADPLRVKNELLSQDVVAEEFGGDTQFVEVSAKTGAGIDTLLDAISLQAEVLELKAVFDGRASGVVIESSLDKGRGPVATVLVQQGSLKRGDYLVCGVQYGRVRALFDETGGQPAEAGPSIPVQVLGLSGVPDAGDDFVVVDDERLAKDVAQQREAKRRESRLVSSAGSRMEDIMSQLGKGEGQLSLNLVIKADVQGSVEALKQSLVALSNEQIRINVIHSGVGGITESDANSALASKATVIGFNVRADASARRIIETNGVDLRYFSIIYDVIDQVKQVASGLLGVEIREEIIGTAQVRDVFRSSKFGAVAGCMVIEGVVKRNKPIRVLRDNTVVFEGELESLRRFKENVDEVRNGTECGIGVKAYNDVKPGDQIECFERIEVQRTL; this is encoded by the coding sequence ATGTCGCAGCAAACCACCATCCGCAAGCTGGCCGAACTGGTGAATACGCCGGTCGATAAACTGCTGGTTCAACTGGCCGAGGCCGGAATGAAGTTCAGCGGTCCCGATCAGGTCGTGACCAGTACCGAAAAGATGAAGCTGCTCGGCTTCCTGCGCCGTACCCACGGCAAGACCGACAAGCCGGTCGAGGAAGAAGCTCAGGCCGCGCCGAAGAAGATCACCCTGAACCGGCGCAAGCTGCAGGAAGTGACGGTCAGCGCCGGTCGCAGCAAGACCACGGTCAACGTCGAGGTCCGGCAGAAGCGTACCTACGTCAAGACCGCCGAAGACCTCGCTGCCGAGCGCGCGGGCATGTCGTCGGGCGGACGGGTGGATGACGAGCGCGCCGAGATCCTGCGCAAGCTGGAAGCCTCCAAGCAGCGCAACCTGGCCGAACAGCAGAAGCTTGCCGAGCAGGACCGTGCGCGCGCCGATGAGATCGAGCGCAAGCGCAAGGAAGAGCAGGATGCGCGCGACCGCGTGGAAAATGAGCGCAAGGCCGCGCAGGCCGCCTTGGAAGCCCAGTCGGCGCCGCCGGCTGTTGCGTCCGCGGCTGCGCCTGCCTCCGCTGCGACCCCGAATGCCGGTGCCGGCACCGGTGCCGCCGCCGCGCCGCGCGCGCCGCGTCCGGCCAGCGCGCCGCACCATCCGCCGAAGCCGGCCGCGCCGCGCAGCGACGACCGCAACGCCGGCAACAAGCACAAGACCCGCGGCTCGCACGTGATGGTCGCCGGCGTCGAGGACGACGACAGCACCAGCCGCTTCGCCGGCCAGCTGCACCTGTCCGCCGCCGATCGCGCGCGCCGTTCCAACGTGCGCGGCAAGCCGCGTGGCGGCAACAGCGGCGGCCGTCGCCAGCCCGAGGTCTCGCGCAGCGGCGGCGGCGCGCATGGCTTCGAGCGTCCGACCGCACCGGTGGTGCGCGAAGTGGCGATCGGCGAGACCATCACCGTGGCCGACCTGGCGCAGAAGCTCGCGCTGAAGGGCGGCGACGTGGTCAAGGCGCTGTTCAAGATGGGCGTGATGGCCACCATCACCCAGTCCATCGACCACGACACCGCGGCGCTGATCACCGAGGAGCTCGGCCACAAGCCGGTGCGCGCGGGCAGTGCCGATGCCGAGGACGCGCTGCTGGCGCACACCGAGGACGAGCAGGGCGAGAAGCGCTCGCGGCCGCCGGTGGTCACCATCATGGGTCACGTCGATCACGGCAAGACCTCGCTGCTGGATTACATCCGCCGCACCAAGGTCGCCTCGGGCGAAGCCGGCGGCATCACCCAGCACATCGGCGCGTACCACGTCGAAACCGATCGCGGCGTCATCAGCTTCCTGGATACCCCGGGCCATGCGGCCTTCACCTCGATGCGCGCGCGCGGCGCCAAGCTGACCGACATCGTGGTGCTGGTGGTGGCGGCCGACGACGGCGTGATGCCGCAGACGATCGAGGCGGTCAAGCACGCCAAGGCGGCCGGCGTGCCGCTGATCGTGGCGGTCAACAAGATCGACAAGTCTGGCGCCGATCCGCTGCGGGTCAAGAACGAACTGCTCTCGCAGGACGTGGTCGCCGAAGAATTCGGTGGCGACACCCAGTTCGTCGAAGTCTCGGCCAAGACCGGCGCGGGCATCGACACGCTGCTCGACGCGATCTCGCTGCAGGCCGAAGTGCTGGAACTGAAGGCGGTGTTCGATGGCCGCGCCAGCGGCGTGGTGATCGAATCCTCGCTGGACAAGGGCCGTGGCCCGGTGGCGACGGTGCTGGTGCAGCAGGGCAGCCTGAAGCGCGGCGACTACCTGGTGTGCGGCGTGCAGTACGGCCGCGTGCGTGCGCTGTTCGACGAGACCGGCGGCCAGCCGGCCGAGGCCGGTCCGTCGATCCCGGTGCAGGTGCTGGGTCTGTCCGGCGTGCCGGATGCCGGCGACGACTTCGTCGTGGTCGACGACGAGCGCCTGGCCAAGGACGTGGCGCAGCAGCGCGAGGCCAAGCGCCGCGAGTCGCGCCTGGTGTCCTCGGCGGGCAGCCGCATGGAAGACATCATGTCGCAGCTCGGCAAGGGCGAAGGCCAGCTGTCGCTGAACCTGGTGATCAAGGCCGACGTGCAGGGTTCGGTGGAAGCGCTGAAGCAGTCGCTGGTGGCGCTGTCCAACGAGCAGATCCGCATCAACGTGATCCACTCCGGCGTCGGCGGCATCACCGAGTCCGATGCGAACTCGGCGCTGGCCTCCAAGGCCACGGTGATCGGCTTCAATGTGCGTGCGGACGCTTCGGCGCGGCGCATCATCGAAACCAACGGCGTGGACCTGCGCTACTTCTCGATCATCTATGACGTGATCGACCAGGTGAAGCAGGTGGCGTCCGGTCTGCTCGGCGTGGAAATCCGCGAAGAGATCATCGGTACCGCCCAGGTGCGCGACGTGTTCCGCAGCTCCAAGTTCGGCGCCGTCGCCGGCTGCATGGTCATCGAGGGCGTGGTCAAGCGCAACAAGCCGATCCGCGTGCTGCGCGACAACACCGTGGTGTTCGAGGGCGAGCTGGAATCGCTGCGTCGCTTCAAGGAGAACGTCGACGAGGTCCGCAACGGTACCGAGTGCGGTATCGGCGTGAAGGCCTACAACGACGTCAAGCCGGGCGACCAGATCGAGTGCTTCGAGCGCATCGAAGTGCAGCGCACGCTGTAA
- the nusA gene encoding transcription termination factor NusA yields the protein MSKELLLVVDAVANEKGVPREVIFDAIEAALASAAKKRYPDQDVLTRVTIDHKDGNYETYRRWEVVADDVVMESPDRQIRLMDAVDEAEGVDVGDYIEEQIENPDFGRIAAQAAKQVIVQRVREAERQQVVDAWKDRIGELVTGIVKRAERGNIYVDLGGNAEAFIPKDKGIPRDVLRAGDRVRGYLAEVRSEPRGPQLFISRAAPEFMIELFKLEVPEVGQGLVEIKACARDPGDRAKIAVLAHDTRTDPIGACIGMRGSRVQAVSNELNGERVDIVLWNDNPANFVINAMAPAEVQSIIVDEEKHSMDLAVAEDRLAQAIGKGGQNVRLASRLTGWQLNVMTAEQVAAKSEAEQTVARQLFMEKLEVDEEIAAILVAEGFNSVEEIAYVPVGELLAVEGFDEDIVEELRARARDALLNEALAAEESDDSGVPAADLLALEGMDEATAYALASHGVRTSEDLSDLAADEILEFGIEDVDQERAAALILAARAEEIARLERGE from the coding sequence ATGAGCAAGGAACTGTTGCTGGTAGTCGACGCGGTGGCCAACGAAAAAGGCGTGCCGCGCGAAGTGATCTTCGACGCGATCGAGGCCGCCCTGGCCTCGGCGGCGAAGAAGCGCTACCCCGATCAGGACGTGTTAACGCGCGTCACCATCGATCACAAGGACGGCAATTACGAAACCTACCGCCGCTGGGAAGTGGTGGCCGACGACGTGGTGATGGAATCGCCGGACCGGCAGATCCGTCTGATGGACGCGGTCGACGAAGCCGAAGGCGTGGATGTGGGCGACTACATCGAAGAGCAGATCGAGAACCCGGATTTCGGGCGCATCGCCGCGCAGGCCGCCAAGCAGGTGATCGTGCAGCGCGTGCGCGAGGCCGAGCGCCAGCAGGTGGTGGACGCGTGGAAGGACCGCATCGGCGAACTGGTCACCGGCATAGTCAAGCGCGCCGAGCGCGGCAACATCTATGTCGATCTGGGCGGCAACGCCGAGGCCTTCATTCCCAAGGACAAGGGCATTCCGCGCGACGTGTTGCGTGCCGGCGACCGCGTCCGCGGCTACCTGGCCGAAGTGCGCTCGGAGCCGCGCGGCCCGCAGCTGTTCATCAGCCGCGCCGCGCCGGAATTCATGATCGAGCTGTTCAAGCTGGAAGTGCCGGAAGTGGGCCAGGGCCTGGTCGAGATCAAGGCCTGCGCGCGCGATCCGGGCGACCGCGCCAAGATCGCGGTGCTGGCGCACGACACCCGCACCGACCCGATTGGCGCCTGCATCGGCATGCGCGGTTCGCGCGTGCAGGCGGTGTCCAACGAGCTCAACGGCGAGCGCGTGGACATCGTGCTGTGGAACGACAACCCGGCCAATTTCGTCATCAACGCGATGGCGCCGGCCGAGGTGCAGTCGATCATCGTCGATGAAGAAAAGCACTCGATGGACCTGGCGGTGGCCGAAGACCGGCTGGCCCAGGCGATCGGCAAGGGCGGCCAGAACGTGCGTCTGGCCAGCCGCCTGACCGGGTGGCAGCTCAACGTGATGACCGCCGAGCAGGTCGCGGCCAAGTCCGAGGCCGAGCAGACCGTCGCCCGCCAGCTGTTCATGGAAAAGCTGGAAGTGGACGAGGAAATCGCCGCGATCCTGGTCGCCGAGGGCTTCAACTCGGTCGAGGAAATCGCCTACGTGCCGGTCGGCGAGTTGCTGGCGGTGGAAGGCTTCGACGAGGACATCGTCGAGGAGCTGCGGGCCCGCGCGCGCGATGCGCTGCTCAACGAGGCGCTGGCCGCCGAGGAAAGCGACGACAGCGGCGTGCCGGCGGCGGATTTGCTGGCGCTGGAAGGTATGGACGAGGCTACCGCGTACGCGCTGGCCAGCCATGGCGTGCGGACCAGCGAGGACCTGTCGGATCTGGCTGCGGACGAAATCCTCGAGTTCGGCATCGAGGATGTGGACCAGGAGCGCGCCGCTGCGCTCATCCTGGCAGCCCGTGCCGAGGAGATCGCCCGATTGGAACGCGGCGAATGA
- the rimP gene encoding ribosome maturation factor RimP: protein MSDKANEIANLLGPTVDALGLELLGAEYLPAPGGATLRLYIDVPLAEQPERIVNVDDCERVSREVSAQLDVEDPISGNYTLEVSSPGVDRPLFTAAQFARHQGESAKVVLKLPQQGRRRLQGRIAQVDVDAGRIVFEVDGAELAVDFDNIDKARILPDWAALGLAPTKPGKPPKQPGSTPKLPAKRPTKRPKPAGKTAKPNKKPSNEPAADKAARGAKE, encoded by the coding sequence GTGAGCGACAAGGCAAACGAAATCGCGAATCTGCTGGGCCCGACCGTGGACGCGTTGGGCCTGGAACTGCTGGGGGCGGAATACCTGCCGGCCCCGGGCGGCGCCACGCTGCGCCTGTATATCGACGTGCCGCTGGCCGAACAGCCCGAGCGCATCGTCAATGTCGACGATTGCGAGCGGGTCAGCCGCGAAGTGTCGGCGCAGCTGGACGTGGAAGATCCGATCAGCGGCAACTACACGCTGGAAGTGTCCTCGCCCGGCGTGGACCGTCCGCTGTTCACCGCCGCGCAGTTCGCGCGCCATCAGGGCGAGTCGGCCAAGGTGGTGTTGAAGCTGCCGCAGCAGGGCCGTCGGCGCCTGCAGGGGCGCATCGCCCAGGTGGACGTGGACGCCGGCCGCATCGTGTTCGAGGTCGACGGCGCCGAACTGGCGGTGGACTTCGACAATATCGACAAGGCGCGGATCCTGCCCGACTGGGCGGCCCTGGGCCTGGCCCCGACCAAGCCGGGCAAGCCCCCCAAGCAGCCGGGTAGCACTCCCAAGCTGCCGGCCAAGCGCCCCACCAAGCGCCCCAAGCCGGCCGGCAAGACCGCAAAACCCAATAAGAAACCATCCAACGAACCGGCAGCCGACAAGGCTGCGCGCGGAGCGAAAGAATGA
- the nuoN gene encoding NADH-quinone oxidoreductase subunit NuoN gives MTTPALLPLTAVDLPPLLPELVLTGGAFALLMLDLFVSERNKAWTHIVSVAILVAVFAMLLAGVGGQGEVFNGMFVRDAAADVMKTVIVGLSALTLIYGWSYLRERKLYQGEIPVLVLFATVGMMILVSAGSLLMVYLGLELLALCSYALVASNRDNGMATEAAMKYIVLGSLASGLLLYGMSLIYGATGTLSLTGIHEAIGSTHERTLLLTGTIFMIAGVAFKLGAAPFHMWLPDVYQGAPAPIALFISSASKLAAFGMAYRLLEVGVGPLAEQWHWVIGGLAALSLLVGNLMALAQSNLKRMLAYSTVSHIGFLLLGVAGGGERGYAAALFYAICYSVMSTASFGAIIAMSRKGFEAEHIDDFKGLNARNPWMALLVLCIMASLAGVPPFLGFWAKLAVLGAVLAVPTDNLWWTGLAILSVLCAVIGAFYYLRVIKVMYFDEPVGEPLPANDDRVLGVVLGVNAIGLLALGLAWSPLMAWCQRAFAHLA, from the coding sequence ATGACCACCCCTGCGCTACTGCCCCTGACCGCCGTCGACCTGCCGCCCCTGCTCCCCGAGCTGGTGCTGACCGGCGGCGCCTTCGCCCTGCTGATGCTCGATCTGTTCGTCAGCGAGCGCAACAAGGCCTGGACCCACATCGTCTCGGTGGCGATCCTGGTCGCGGTGTTCGCGATGCTACTCGCCGGCGTGGGCGGGCAGGGCGAGGTGTTCAACGGCATGTTCGTGCGCGACGCCGCCGCCGACGTGATGAAGACGGTGATCGTCGGCCTCAGCGCGCTGACCCTGATCTACGGCTGGAGCTACCTGCGCGAGCGCAAGCTGTACCAGGGCGAGATCCCGGTGCTGGTGCTGTTCGCCACGGTCGGCATGATGATCCTGGTCTCGGCCGGCAGCCTGCTGATGGTGTACCTGGGCCTGGAACTGCTGGCGCTGTGCTCCTACGCGCTGGTCGCGTCGAACCGCGACAACGGCATGGCCACCGAGGCGGCGATGAAGTACATCGTGCTCGGCTCGCTGGCCTCGGGCCTGCTGCTGTACGGCATGTCGCTGATCTACGGCGCCACCGGCACGCTGAGCCTGACCGGCATCCACGAGGCGATCGGCTCCACCCACGAGCGCACGTTGCTGCTGACCGGCACCATCTTCATGATCGCCGGCGTGGCGTTCAAGCTCGGCGCCGCGCCGTTCCACATGTGGCTGCCCGACGTGTACCAGGGCGCGCCGGCACCGATCGCGCTGTTCATCAGCTCGGCCTCGAAGCTGGCCGCGTTCGGCATGGCCTACCGGCTGCTGGAAGTGGGCGTCGGCCCGCTGGCCGAGCAGTGGCACTGGGTGATCGGCGGCCTGGCGGCGCTGTCGCTGCTGGTCGGCAACCTGATGGCGCTGGCGCAGAGCAACCTCAAGCGCATGCTGGCGTATTCGACTGTCTCGCACATCGGCTTCCTGCTGCTCGGCGTGGCCGGCGGCGGCGAGCGCGGCTATGCGGCGGCGCTGTTCTACGCGATCTGCTATTCGGTGATGTCCACCGCCTCGTTCGGCGCGATCATCGCGATGTCGCGCAAGGGCTTCGAGGCCGAGCACATCGACGACTTCAAGGGCCTGAACGCGCGCAACCCGTGGATGGCGCTGCTGGTGCTGTGCATCATGGCCTCGCTGGCCGGCGTGCCGCCGTTCCTGGGCTTCTGGGCCAAGCTGGCAGTGCTCGGCGCGGTGCTCGCAGTGCCGACCGACAACCTCTGGTGGACCGGCCTGGCGATCCTGTCGGTGCTGTGTGCGGTGATCGGCGCGTTCTACTACCTGCGCGTCATCAAGGTGATGTATTTCGACGAGCCGGTCGGCGAACCGTTGCCGGCCAACGACGACCGCGTGCTCGGCGTGGTGCTGGGTGTGAATGCGATCGGCTTGCTGGCACTGGGTCTGGCCTGGAGCCCGCTGATGGCGTGGTGCCAGCGCGCGTTCGCGCACCTGGCCTGA